The sequence AGTTACCTTAAGATATGTATCAATAGCCCTATAAAGGCCATCATGAGCTGGACGAGAGATGCTAGACACTAACTCAGCAAGATTAACAAACTCTGGCAAAGGTAAATTGGGATCTTTTGCTATTTCAGCAAGGTACTCATCTATGAGCTTTGCAACCATCAGCTTGGAAGCATCTGATAAAATTCCTGGTTTTCTTATCCCCTCAAGTTCATCACCCCCAACTGACTCAATCTCAGCATTGccattcttcataaaaaactcTCTAACAATGTTCTGTACTATACTAACATCATAGATTGTAGCCCCATCTGGTGCTTGAATCAAAATATCACTTACAGAAGCCTCCTCCAGTTGCTGCCCAATTCTCTTTACCAGCTCTTCTTTAGTCCTATCTCCTGATTCTACAAAAATGGCTGCTTTCAATAACTTGAGTAAGAACCTACAAGGAACACTGCCTTTCTCAGTAGGCAGCAACCACACTATAGTTTCAACTATTAAACGATGCTTTGACACATCCCCACACTGGATCATACCCTTGCTGAAATTTGGCAATCTTCTATAAGCATAAGCTTTCAAAGCTTCGCCAATTACTTCATTAGATTGAACTGCCTTGGATTTAATATTTGTAATCACAGACTTGTACAAATCAACTTCAAGCTCACATAAATCTTCAACCCACCAGTCTTTTGGCACCAGTCGAGTTCTGAGTCCATTCTGGTTTGACTCAATTCCATTTTCCTCTGGAAGCTTCTTCCGGTTATAGGTGTAGGACCAATCGACTTTGGATACATCAACACATGCCTTATTTGCTATAGATTCAATGCAATGGCTGACAACCTTTAGGTCCTCAACCAAGGGTAACATAGACTTTGAAGTCTGAAGAAGGATGATTGAATCCTTCCAACTACGGAAAATGCTAGAGCTAAGGAAAACATCAATCTTGTAAATGAGGTTCCCTTTCTCAATGGCCTCATGCATTCCAAGATACTCTGCTGCACATCGAGTTGCTATTACGTTGTAAGCATTGAGGGTAACAGTCATGCCATAGCAAAACTTAGCACATATCTCAAAGGTATTTGCACCACCAGGAATGTCAGAAATTTGAACTTCATCTACATTTTCTTCATTATTGAGGGAGATCAATGTCTGTATATGAGAACTCTTCGATAGAAGAGGAAACTACACATCAAAGGATTTGGTATATCAGTAACATAAAATGAAAACTTGAAACCAAATTAATTTAGCTGTTTATTTGGATGTTGTAACTAATATGAGCCATGTTTCCCAACCTCTACAGTAATTTTCAAGTAATAGTGGCCCAACCAGATTCTTTGTAAatctcagttttttttttaaaggcttGTAAATCTGAGTATTAACTCACAACAAATGGAACTTAAAACTGTTCAATTCAACCTCAACGGGGTTCACAACTTAGCATAGGTCAGTAATTGCTCTGCTCTCTATTAAGGTCATGCATGAATGACCCACTTTATCAGAGCAATAATGTACATGTAGACAAATACTATATCTATTGAAATTTTTGTTACCGTGTGCCCTTTTAGTAAATGTTGAGGaataaaaaacagaagaaattacataataaaagaaGACCAAACGGCCCCTAAATATCTTGAAAATCCAAAAACCATAaataatgctattttttttttgtttaacatgAGTCCTATGGGAAAATAACATCAAAGAGCGAATCATCCTCACCatacattattaatatattggGAAATGAATTTCTAACAGTAACTCCAGAAATTGCCATAAATAATTGAGATTTGAGACTTGTAGAATCATTAAGTGCCAATATGGAAATTCTCAGCTGGAGACTAGACAAGTTTACTGGGCTGAATCATACCTTGTGTAGATAAAACTTTATATCCCCTACACTAACAACAATATCTGACGCCAACTCACTTGCCACATACCTGCACATGAAATGCATCTTGAGAAAAAATTGTCTGAAAATAGggtacataaaatgaaaaacataaaaaaataggcAGAAAGTATGGTGGCTAggttttaagaaaatgattgaaaatcttAAACCTTTTCCCTCTTCTGAAGTTTCTTTTACCCTCTTTTTAATTGTCTTATTCAGCAACTCAAGTGGACTAAATATACTCAGATTTAATGATTTGAGTGGGGAAGACAAAGAAGAGAAATAGTGATAGGAAAATAATGTGTTCGAATATTCAAACTTCAGGCTCAACATGTGAAATCTTATAGTATGTAGTTTTACATGAACCATAATTATCATGCTAAAACCCTTGTTTCTAAAGAGAGTATTCAACTAATATACAATGGCTTTTGAAAGTTTGCTTTAACAACACCACAAACACGTTCCAAAGAGCTTCTTCTCAAAGCCCAATATGGATTCAGCATGAAAGCTAATCAGTTTCTTTGCTAATTTTCTGCATACTTGATGCAGTTACATAGCAAAAGATGCTGTGTGCTGTAGTTATTACGATATGTGCCTGTTTGTGTTCTGCCAAAATTTAATGTCTAAGTTTTGGATGATATGAATCGATGTTGCTTTTTAAAAGGGATTTGAAACAGTGTAAGGTAGAACTGATGAAAAGTGATGTTGACAATTGGGATGGGTAGCCAGTATCAATATGTTATAAAATTAGCATAATTTGCATATGACAATACCAAAGAATAGTTTTAGAGAATATAGAAAATGCAAGTGGATATAGTTTATTTCTTTCACATCAGTCATATAAAAGAATGGcaataatttgaataaataatggATAAATAGTAGTGTGTAACAACACTGCACTTATGAAACAGTAGTTACAGGAGAGTaaatggagaaaaataaaataaaaagacaattTAACGATCAAAGGAATGTATGAATCCTAGCTAGGGCGGCATAATGTGCAGCCATAGGCCAATAGCTATGAGGTGCGGGGCATGTTTATTATTCATATATCTAATATTTAATAAGCTACATTACCCAGCATTATCCTTTtgtgtagtattttttatttatttatgccaCACATTATGAAAGATGGAAATCATTCACAgataaaaataggaaaagatTACAGTTGTTCCAATTAAAAACAAGAAGAATAAGATGGAATGAAACAAACACGTCTCCTTAATCACAGAAAAGCTCCTTGAAGAATGAAGTACATCAGGGGAAATCAAGACTAAAAGGAACTGTCAAATTCCTTCAATTACCACATTCAAAACAAACTATAGGAACTAATGAAAGAACTTGTTGGAAGAACGCACATGATGCTTATcagattatttaaatttattaatgtttgaataaaaaaaaggaacaacagcagcagcagcagcagcagcacaTCAACAAAAGTAATTCACATCACAGCTAAAAATATCATCAAACTAGTAATAAACAACAATGTGTATATCAAAGAGAATACATAATCTCACCTAACATTGTTCCCATCAGTCTGAAAGGTATCTGGCTTAGAACCAAGCTTCATGAACTTCATCTTGACAATATAAGATCTGCTTCTTCTCAGATGATGCCGACTCAACCGaagcaactaaaaaaaaaatcaccactACTCAATAGCCGATTTCTAAATCCAATAAGTCGCAGCTAGCCCCACCAAACATTCCcagaaaaggaaagagaagGCAACCCCAGCTCTGAGGGCCAACTCACTGAGATTTATCCaagattattgttgttgttgttgtctttaagagagaaaagagaggggTTTATAGAGAAACAAGGTTAAATAGTGCAACAGAGTGTGACCGAATCTTGACAGCAAACAAGGCAGAAGGGTGAATGAATAATGAGAGAGTCCAATTTTTTAAGCAAAGGTTCTCTTAAATGGGAAGAGACTCCAACAAGAGGTTGTTTCCTTGGTTGGCGGCAAAGCCCACGGAGCCCGGGCGCACCCAGTCAGCTCAGGGGACATAGCCAACAGAGTGTTAACACTAAACAATTCTCAAACCAGAGACACAAATCTGACTCCACCTCACTTTCCcatatttctttatctttcaCTTTCTGTttctttggtttttaaaaaccaataaaGATTCACACCACCAAGACCTCTAGTGCCCTTAAAGCTCCAAGTTCCAAATCCAGCATGTGCATATATATAACTATATCTACACTTAAAATgctttatatatgtatatatatatatatatatatggttgaaAAGTTTGAAAACCTGCAACTGAAAACAGCATCTCGGTATCAGTTgaaaaaaccaccaaaactGTAGACAGCAAGAATCTTTTGCCAAGTATGGAATAAATGAAGAAGATCACGAATATGGAGTTATTATAGTAATGAACAATCATACATCAGCTACTTGCAAGAATATATCATAAACAAACTTAGGCTACTGAAATCTGAGGAATCCACCAGAATGTATCGCAGATATCTAGTAAAATAATGAAGGCAAGATCATAACTTTATGCCTCTGTGGTGCTGTGAAACTCTCAACCACACATGAAGAGATATGCCTTAGATCAACTAGCACCAAACTTCACTCTCCGTGTAGTTCCCAACAACACCcaacatcccattttttaaaCCCTTGATGTAGAGATAAACAACTACACACACGCATTGCTAAAAAagcaaataacaaaaaaaaaacatagttgaCACCCCTTTTGTTAAATTTAGagggaaaatattatttttatagagaaaaacaataaaagaataTGAGAACACAACATAAGCAACCATGAAGTTGAAGGTAACAGAAATAAAGGTAAAACAAGATGATGGTAAAGCAGGATCTTACACGAGCGAAGAGAGTCACACACAGTGGGAGTTCAATAGAAGATGGACAAGACAAATGGTGCAGTGCAACAGGTGTTGTTGCTGTGCATGACAGTGTGTGTTTTGTGTATGGAGGAGTCAGGAGCACCAAACtgagtttcaagtttcaactttcaacagaGGCAGCCAGCCACGGAAGCCAGAGAAGCAGCTGAAggagaaaaacaagaaaagaaaaaagtaaaaaaaaagaaaaagaacaattaATCAGAGAATGAGCTGATatggtttctttctttctttttttctcatgCATCTGTCTGTGTAACACTGTAAGCACGCTAAATGCCAAAGTGTTATAGTAGTTTTAGCAAGCCTTAAAGAAGAGAAGATTGCCACTTTGTTACACTTTATCCTAATGCATTTTGGTCTTTGATTTGAGGTGAGAAAGTGTGTGGAGACCATTCAATTTCTGGGGTGCACGTTGCTGAGTTGTGCACGCCAAAACTGACACTTAGCTTTCTCTTTTGCATCTTCCCTTCAATAACGCGGACTCCTATACTGTAGTATAGTAAATGAACCTCTCATTAAATGAATGCCTTAGTTCTGAATTCTGATCAAAGGCAATGTAGTAGTGTGGTGTGTAGCTAACTCAGTCCTAATACTACACCCTTTCATTTTCATCATCACTCACCTCTTTTTCCTTGGTGGACAGTTGGCAagacttgtttttaatttctgcCTCAGGAAAATCCTTACAATTTCGAATTATTCTTTTTGGTTATTACTAAGTTTATCTATTGttgttttcaattaataaaatagtgGAAATAcgatatttaaattttggagGCTTAGACATTAATGATTGGTTTATAAGAGGGCAAAACTTGCCATTCAAAACCATGAACAGTTTTCAAGGATCAGTTGAGTTAATTGAATAAGATGATGATATTTTTCATTCCTACcgataaaaataaatcatgaaaagattacttttgtttttatcCTGTAGATATCTTAgactttttatttgatattttactaatttttttcctattggGTGAACTTACTTTTTAAGGAAAGTGATATTTCTAATTGTAAGTTGATGTAAGAGTCAGGATTAAATCCCAGACCTTAGTTAAAGAATTCAAATACCAAAACATTTGCAGCAAGAACTTTCGATTCAACAGTTTACTTCTAATTACAAAACCTTCTTCTTTTCAATCAGATTAAGTTACATTATTAAGAAAGTCTATGTAGAATTTAACAATTTTCAAATAAGTTCTCAgactaaatttatttaattggtccttaaatttttttttaaaaaaaataggtctctgaaattagtttttaataatttgaaactaccaaaatttttacaatttatgataattttaaaaatcctagaaactcaataaaaaaaattatataattaaggaCTTGGTTAAAAAGTAACTATTAAATAATGGTCcgtatatgataaaaaaaaatctacttaaTAACTTAACCATCAAATTATGCTTAgtatcttaattaaattttgttattgatCGATATTTTAGTGAATTatagtctttttttaaaaaaaataaaaattatctgtATTAATGACTTAAAATTTAGTTCttttaaagtgaaaaagttaaaatatattccttgctaatttgaagaaaattaagttgataaaatattttaattcaaattaacaATAAACTTCTACTGTCCACTTATATAACTTTTCGGATTTAGTTTAGGGGTGCACTATATAGGATAAAATGTAATAATAACAGTTAATCAAATACTAATGGTTGTATTCactttagaaaaatcaaatcaaagaatTAAACAACAAACGACAATATTGATCTTGGCATCATccaaaatcttaaaaacaaacaatttatAGTCCTCACTTAACTCCTGTTTTGTCGAAACTTCACTAAATTTGAATTGCAAGCAAACATCACTAAATGCTATACATATCGATGCATGGTGAAAATAGTTATAGAAGTCTCAAtagaatttaaattcaaaatcaatttaaagttaatattaCTTAAGGTAAGATCCTTAATTCCTCGTTGAAGAGCGTAAGGATTACATGATGATTTCTGAATTAActgtttttgaaatataaaaaagaaaaatagtgataaacatttttctaGGAAAATGCTTGTTTTCAACCTCGAGTTGTAGAATATATCTTTCTTGAAGTGTAAAATCTTACATATAAACTCCTCCACTTACTTTCGATGAcattaaaattactatttacaATTGGATAAACATTCCAACTATTGCTAGCGTGTGTTCGATTCCACGTTCAAAAGATCACTTGATGTTAATATCacgttaattttgttaaataacgCAAAAacaattgttgttatttttaagaTGACGTATGTTCACAGTTTGAAGGCGCCCATCAAACATGTTATTAAATTGTAATACACTTTAcaagattttgtgtgtgtgtgtgaggatACACTTTACAAGATTACTCGAGTACtaacacaattttattataattgcgTTGCTAATGATTTGTGCCACTTGAATAAGGTGATAAGATAGTAcatgtaaatataattatatacagGATAAATGCTACCGAGGAGGATTGAAAAGCCTTTAATTAGTTTCTTTTTACCAAAAGTtttgacaccctctaccccgatataatatatatatatatatatatatataaacaaaacatataaaaatatcagtaaCCAAATTCACATGTAGGAGTGGGAATAGGCTAGGCCGGCTACAGGGGCCTACGACCTGACTTACATAAAATCTGGCCTgaactgacctatttaattaaaaagttagacTTAGACTTTTTTAagagcctattaaattaaatagaccagacttaggcttattaaaaaagtcttataagcctgataggccggcctatatatatatatatatcaatatataatattattttttggatacaattaatttttttttaaaactatcggactttgattacacattactgctccatcacttttattcatataattaaggactttaattacaatttaggtgtgagtcatgtgcctttttatatttctcattattttgattgacttttctttttctttaactttcctattacgttcatactccataaaatattaaatatttattgtgaagaagacttttaaaaaggctatcaggccaggccaggcttttaaaaaggtcaggtcgagccaaaataaaagtttttgataGGCTATTCCCACCCCTGTTCACAtggataaaaggttcacattcatttcactattatcaattaaaatttattaaaacataCTCGACTCAAAATAATGctgtcaaaatttacaaaaatattttgttaaatcagtgagataaaataaaatagactaacatcatgcaattaatataaaaacactTATGTCCCACTGTCACATCCTAtaagagcattgtgtcccgacgttCTTCAGCATAAGATTCCTTAAAGCGATTCACCTAGTAATCTgttcccccgaacacaaagttcaaaatcatcacaggatccaaacacaaataacacacagggagtgagttatcatattcctaactaataaagaagcaagacaattaaatacacatatcatataaacaaaataaaacttacttaaatatAACTCACATAATTcaaccactttgtcattcaaaattcacctttcaattttcaatcatcaatcacattacacaagaatcacacactccgatcaaaaCATAATAATACATCAATtctataataaacaattaacaagcgcatgcaacagttatgctaagactcaattctatatgcaatgtggtaccatgttagtgaaaaatcaCCCtcgggcgcttaggagtacataacaagacacaccgcACAATGaatttgtcaggtcactctcactaagtaagatcatagggagatcaGTCaaggtcacgatgttttgcgagaatgctctaaccatatgggatcaacataggcttaaaggagcactcaaacccggtgacccccaaggcctacatttcgaagagtccgtcaggacctctccctcctgattcaggtccaacccctaaaatcattttagcacacagactcctctatctatgaactgtacaaaacacacgactcctcaattgttctcaaaatagttttaactcgtcaccctttaagggtcttagcattaactcgtcacccttaaagggacttaactttaactcgtcgccctaaaagggacttaacattaactcgtcaccctaaaagggacttaacattaactcgtcgccctaaaaaaggaacttaacattaactcatcgcccttaaagaGACTTATAGTTGTgcgattgtacaattcatagttcataattcaatgcacacaacatctcaatcacatGCATACTcagtttatcacatacacttgatctcaatcacaatggtataatctcaataacaatattataatctcaaagcaacatgttattccacaattcatcacatatttcattcatagacactgctcatgaattatacaatgcCCACGaactcacactcgtgttttcaaacacgtttaacacatcacgctacaatttaacactggttcctaaataggaaacctacaaaTTCTCTTTAACATTGTGCATCAACACTTTTTTTCAACGATAGTGAGGATGCTCGGAATCGGGTTGTGAACCTGGTgcttaaatttcacgacgattcaacggtgaatgagtccgagatcgtcatttttctgagacagattTGATGGTctatggaaaaaagaaaagattttaagaagagaaaagagaaaaacgaaaatgagacgAAGAATAGACACCTGACTTAACATGGTTATTTATACCTAAGGTACTCAACCCATTATttactctatatttatttatttatttatttttaataaaaaaaatttaaaatttatttacgaaaaaattGAATGTCCAATGGCACAAGGCTAAAATTTCACATATTGATCCAGACAGATACAACACGTAACTtgtaaatgaagaaattattgttgaaaggttcagtcaaacttttttttggtttcaaaAAGTGAAGTCAATATGCTGATATACTAAAGGACTAAACTTTAAGAAAACTGTTTAGTAGTAATTAATTATTCGCTCATTGATTTTTCGAGTCCAACATATTTACCTAACTTTACAACATATTACAGTGGCCTAGTTCAGAACCTGTTGACCATATAAATGCTACTACTAATAAAAACCTCTTCCCATCCAACAGACACATTAAGAAAGCACATTGTATTATAGAACCACTCAAGAATATATCATATTCCCATTTGAACACATCCCCATAATAGTGCTAGTCTGCCAGATTTGTTTAAACAATTATCTCACCTCACtcatgcacatgtttaggtccCCCCCATTCCCTGTTTTTCCATAAAGTCTCTTGATAAGGTGCCTAAACTCTTACACATGGTGCTGACTGTATGACTACAAATACTAAATATTCCaccttcaaatcctttttttcaGTATATTCCTTCGGCAACACTTGATTCCTTCAACTTTGAGTTTGAGATTGGGCTAGCTCTAGCTGGTTCAAATTCAAAAATGGTATTGTGGTGAAATAGTCCAAACTCATCGTATTCTTGTGAGATTCCCAATAAGGATTAGTCAACGGCTCGTGGTCACGCCGAGTGCCAAAAAGGTGTTGGAATAATATCAAGTCACATTACTCACTTTAATTTGGGTTTAGGAATTACTAAGCCTTTATATATGGTACTAACACCTTTTATTTTGGATAATACCCAGTAGAAGTGGTCACGGCAAAGCAGTTTTTGTTCCTATAAATAAGTACCCGACATTGCTTAATTTTCACCGTTAGAATCTCAAAAGAATATAACCCTCTTATGATACATGTCCATCTCTATTAATGTTGACCTTGGCTCACCCATCTTTGCCAAAATTTGTATCTTTGAGACTAATGTTTagacaaaataaacaaagaaaaaataacttgaTTTGGGACTGTGATATAGGGCTACCATTATATATCTCTAGAAAATGTCAATTTCTATATCAACCTAGCTACTCTAGTTTCTTTGGATCACGATATCACAGAGAGAAAGGGATTTGTAGGGTAGGGAACAGCGTAATCATAATAGTGTGTGAGAAACCTGTAACGGTTTAATGCTACAGATTTTGCGCATAAACTTTGAGATCATAGCTAGCAATGCAAATGGTACTACTTGATTTATTTTCAGactaattaaaaacaacaattgCATTCAGAACTCATCATGCACAAACTAGCCAGTTAAAGAAATTTGTACGGAAATTTAATTGGTGATCTCTGCGTACCAGAATTCACATGGCTTATAATAACATTTGCTGCAACTGTGCCAGTTGAAAGGGGAAAAAAACCATAAGAAGAATCATACCGTTAGGTAGAATACataattataaatgttaaatttattaaaacataatcttaaaagtgaaaacaaaacttTAGACTTAAATCCCACGTATTGAAAGAGACTTAGAGTAATACATATATGATAGATAGTAATATATTTggcattaatataaaatagacATGTTAATTAAAGCAACAGCTTTTAAAGTTTTAGACGATGTCAGATAGCTTCAAAATATGCATAATCATACAAACTTGTGCCATGAAATGATACTCTAATTATGGGTATCATCTTCAAATTGTTGAGAGATCTTGCCACATAATGACTTTATAAGCATCATTGCATGGTAGCATGCGTTGCCGTTTGCATATGACGTTCATCGTTCCTAGGTAGTTCCTACACTGAACGTGTTTGCACAAAGTGAATTGAATGTATAACGTGTCAATATGTGCGGTGGTACGGAGCACTACATTAAGTTTAGCTTTAAGCACCATCTCCATTAATTATTTCTGCTTTTGACAgcaataagaaaatgaaaaaagtcgTACGATATCAAAAACTGCGAATGCATATGGTGCTGTTAGTACAATTTACGAACCATGTTTATCATGATTCATGGCATTGATGAGGTcgaatatataaaacaaaaaaataaaatatagagctTAGAAACCATTTATAGTatacttctcaataaataaAGGTATCAAGATTCAATGCATATGAAACAACTTTAATTACTCGTTTCCTCTCAgctttttattatattgtgaTAATATGGTTACAATTTCTGCGTTTGTTTACAATTATTTCTGAAAGGAATcagtttttttatgaaaaaatcaaCTGTAGCAAATTTTTagatgtttgtaaaaaaaaataattcaagaaccagaataagaaaataatcaGCTTATGCTTTTTTGGAGTTGCTTCTCTAAATAATCACTTGCGATAGAAGAGAGAAACTTACCAAATTAAAACACACAAACTTTCGTCCACGTCAATCTCTTATCAAATTGCCCTCATTTTATACGCTCATCTCTTTATTTCTTACGTATGctacctttttcctttttttggtgttttatcttctttcttttgctacAAATGTTTCTTATATTCTCTTATTGTATCCCTTTGAATTCCTACTGTGTTATTTAAGCATCCAACCGTGACGTTAAACTCAAGTGTAGTGTTGAAGACTTATGTTTGAATTTTTGgtgaaaaagtcaaaaagtatgtttgagactaaaatcaatttaagtCTTTGAAATCATGTTTAGTTACTCTTCAAAAGTATCattgaagaaaatttaaaagaaaaaattacacatGACTCGATTTTATATTCTGTTGggtagataaaataaaaataaaataaaatatttaaaatgttacTAATTGGTAACTTTTTCATTCCCCACCTTTTATTTCTACCCTACCAAACGGAGGGTGGTTTGGTGGTTCCACATACCACAAATACATGCCGGTTGTGAACCCCAAAAATAAGTAGTTCATTTCAATGCACCACTTTTATCAATCTATAAAACTTAACCAATGAGTTAAACAGGTTATGTAAGCAGTTTAACACTTAGCATAACGATACGtggtcaattattttttttattaattgttcgTTTTGtaatatcatattataaatGCAATGAATTATTAACAAGTTAAAAtccacaaaagagaaaaatatatttttcagttttttttttaatttcttattcttatttttacaaGTCGCTCTATTTAACTACTAGCTAAGCAAGGGCATTAGTATCCTACACCTCCCCAAAAatctcaataataaaaaataccctCAACCTTAACACCTATTCTCCCTCT comes from Glycine soja cultivar W05 chromosome 20, ASM419377v2, whole genome shotgun sequence and encodes:
- the LOC114403817 gene encoding BTB/POZ domain-containing protein NPY2-like isoform X2 yields the protein MKFMKLGSKPDTFQTDGNNVRYVASELASDIVVSVGDIKFYLHKFPLLSKSSHIQTLISLNNEENVDEVQISDIPGGANTFEICAKFCYGMTVTLNAYNVIATRCAAEYLGMHEAIEKGNLIYKIDVFLSSSIFRSWKDSIILLQTSKSMLPLVEDLKVVSHCIESIANKACVDVSKVDWSYTYNRKKLPEENGIESNQNGLRTRLVPKDWWVEDLCELEVDLYKSVITNIKSKAVQSNEVIGEALKAYAYRRLPNFSKGMIQCGDVSKHRLIVETIVWLLPTEKGSVPCRFLLKLLKAAIFVESGDRTKEELVKRIGQQLEEASVSDILIQAPDGATIYDVSIVQNIVREFFMKNGNAEIESVGGDELEGIRKPGILSDASKLMVAKLIDEYLAEIAKDPNLPLPEFVNLAELVSSISRPAHDGLYRAIDTYLKEHPAINKGEKKRICKLMDCRKLSVDACLHAVQNERLPLRVVVQVLYFEQLRTAASSGTSTPDLPRGIKDLNNESNGSSRSGTTNPEDELDAVATAEELKALRKELASLRLSNGVGNNDKDGDNKPSMDKAVMSKVKGLLKSKKSFIKIWASKGGQGENSGSDSSESMSSANPEEAKSTPSRNRRHSVS
- the LOC114403817 gene encoding BTB/POZ domain-containing protein NPY2-like isoform X1, with product MLNPYWALRRSSLERVCGVVKANFQKPLYVASELASDIVVSVGDIKFYLHKFPLLSKSSHIQTLISLNNEENVDEVQISDIPGGANTFEICAKFCYGMTVTLNAYNVIATRCAAEYLGMHEAIEKGNLIYKIDVFLSSSIFRSWKDSIILLQTSKSMLPLVEDLKVVSHCIESIANKACVDVSKVDWSYTYNRKKLPEENGIESNQNGLRTRLVPKDWWVEDLCELEVDLYKSVITNIKSKAVQSNEVIGEALKAYAYRRLPNFSKGMIQCGDVSKHRLIVETIVWLLPTEKGSVPCRFLLKLLKAAIFVESGDRTKEELVKRIGQQLEEASVSDILIQAPDGATIYDVSIVQNIVREFFMKNGNAEIESVGGDELEGIRKPGILSDASKLMVAKLIDEYLAEIAKDPNLPLPEFVNLAELVSSISRPAHDGLYRAIDTYLKEHPAINKGEKKRICKLMDCRKLSVDACLHAVQNERLPLRVVVQVLYFEQLRTAASSGTSTPDLPRGIKDLNNESNGSSRSGTTNPEDELDAVATAEELKALRKELASLRLSNGVGNNDKDGDNKPSMDKAVMSKVKGLLKSKKSFIKIWASKGGQGENSGSDSSESMSSANPEEAKSTPSRNRRHSVS
- the LOC114403817 gene encoding BTB/POZ domain-containing protein NPY2-like isoform X3, encoding MTVTLNAYNVIATRCAAEYLGMHEAIEKGNLIYKIDVFLSSSIFRSWKDSIILLQTSKSMLPLVEDLKVVSHCIESIANKACVDVSKVDWSYTYNRKKLPEENGIESNQNGLRTRLVPKDWWVEDLCELEVDLYKSVITNIKSKAVQSNEVIGEALKAYAYRRLPNFSKGMIQCGDVSKHRLIVETIVWLLPTEKGSVPCRFLLKLLKAAIFVESGDRTKEELVKRIGQQLEEASVSDILIQAPDGATIYDVSIVQNIVREFFMKNGNAEIESVGGDELEGIRKPGILSDASKLMVAKLIDEYLAEIAKDPNLPLPEFVNLAELVSSISRPAHDGLYRAIDTYLKEHPAINKGEKKRICKLMDCRKLSVDACLHAVQNERLPLRVVVQVLYFEQLRTAASSGTSTPDLPRGIKDLNNESNGSSRSGTTNPEDELDAVATAEELKALRKELASLRLSNGVGNNDKDGDNKPSMDKAVMSKVKGLLKSKKSFIKIWASKGGQGENSGSDSSESMSSANPEEAKSTPSRNRRHSVS